Proteins encoded by one window of Mustela erminea isolate mMusErm1 chromosome 5, mMusErm1.Pri, whole genome shotgun sequence:
- the FMN1 gene encoding formin-1 isoform X11 translates to MEGTHCTLQLRKPITEVCFISFYLPRGEVRGFSYKGTVTLDRANKGFHNCYQVREGSDVISLSLQPNEHPGDIFFKQTPTKDILTELYKLTAERERLLANLLSSDHILGITMGNQEGKLLELSVSLAPEDDSFQSASNWPGEPPVGCLSKRSAHGNRKPRRLGGRRGSFEGLPQKRTRRKGRGGRQSALQMGKDQICSSKSLPLSRTRPNLWLLEERGSSLPRVAFTSSPQWRESCPPETSRTLDPSRGFGNFRKASEDTGLGRGRLPPDCSSTEPGDDGAGKPERGPLRLPHQQTAWSESREDSEKHPEAKGGQREKSTEHTCRKKPISKVVAKVQDLSTQVQRVVRTGPESEESVAVCPAVQAEFIPRADWLTLPEAEAGTRSSRWQGQEQLGDRPWQLSDGECIPASAEGAVNKVLLKVIQSEKLDEATEGKRLGFPPSTPGTHTVPEARGKRKAGLPLRDHQSSFLDLPHHGGPDWPQPGGHEKKPSPSAPASLSMLLNNSSSQSSTHRRMAPVPSPLSPRLPGPEQHHGVLQLPPLPGEWDVAPDDSAGRKSSAFSGSSSADTLEPPSSAKVTETKGAGSTFLRAGQPRLVSGESLEKSLGPGKTAARPQYQSPPEMKVTVLQFLLWKDTHMCD, encoded by the coding sequence ATGGAAGGCACTCACTGCACCCTCCAATTGCGTAAGCCCATTACTGAAGTCTGCTTCATCAGCTTCTATCTTCCAAGGGGGGAAGTCAGAGGATTTTCATACAAGGGCACTGTAACTCTAGACAGAGCCAATAAAGGGTTTCATAACTGCTACCAAGTCAGGGAGGGGTCAGACGTCATCAGCCTCAGCCTGCAGCCAAATGAACATCCAGGCGACATATTTTTCAAGCAAACTCCCACAAAAGACATTTTAACTGAGCTGTACAAACTTACAGCTGAGAGGGAGAGACTTCTGGCCAATCTGCTGAGCTCAGACCACATCCTGGGGATTACGATGGGGAACCAGGAGGGGAAGCTGCTGGAGCTGTCCGTGAGCCTGGCCCCTGAGGACGACTCTTTCCAGAGTGCCAGTAACTGGCCGGGGGAGCCCCCTGTGGGCTGTCTCAGTAAGAGGAGTGCCCATGGGAACCGCAAGCCACGGAGGCTTGGTGGAAGGAGAGGAAGCTTTGAGGGGCTTCCACAGAAGAGGACGAGAAGGAAAGGGCGTGGGGGCCGGCAGTCGGCTCTTCAGATGGGGAAGGACCAGATCTGTTCTAGcaaatctcttcctctttctcgAACAAGGCCTAATCTTTGGCTTCTAGAGGAGAGAGGCAGCTCGCTCCCAAGAGTGGCATTTACTTCTTCCCCACAGTGGAGAGAGAGCTGCCCCCCAGAGACCTCCAGGACACTGGATCCCAGCCGTGGCTTTGGGAACTTCAGGAAGGCTTCTGAGGACACGGGGCTTGGACGCGGAAGGCTGCCCCCTGACTGCAGCTCCACAGAGCCAGGAGATGATGGTGCTGGAAAGCCGGAGAGGGGCCCTCTCAGGCTGCCGCACCAGCAGACAGCTTGGTCTGAAAGTCGTGAGGACTCTGAGAAGCATCCAGAGGCCAaggggggccagagggagaagtctACGGAGCATACATGCAGGAAGAAGCCTATTTCCAAAGTGGTGGCCAAGGTCCAGGATCTGTCTACTCAGGTGCAAAGAGTAGTTAGAACGGGTCCTGAGAGTGAGGAAAGCGTTGCCGTTTGCCCAGCGGTCCAGGCTGAGTTTATACCCAGAGCAGACTGGCTCACCCTCCCAGAAGCCGAGGCTGGGACTCGTAGTTCCAGGTGGCAGGGCCAGGAGCAGCTGGGCGACAGGCCGTGGCAGCTGTCGGACGGGGAATGCATTCCAGCCAGCGCCGAGGGGGCTGTGAACAAGGTCCTGCTGAAGGTGATACAGAGCGAGAAGTTAGATGAAGCCACTGAGGGGAAAAGGCTGGGCTTCCCCCCAAGCACACCAGGCACCCACACCGTCCCAGAAGCCAGAGGCAAGCGGAAGGCTGGGCTGCCTCTGAGGGATCACCAAAGCTCTTTTCTGGATTTGCCCCACCACGGCGGCCCTGACTGGCCTCAGCCCGGAGGCCATGAGAAGAAGCCGTCCCCCTCAGCCCCGGCCTCGCTCAGCATGCTACTGAATAATTCATCCTCCCAGTCCAGCACGCACAGACGGATGGCACCTGTTCCCTCGCCTCTCTCTCCAAGGCTCCCCGGCCCTGAGCAGCATCACGGGGTCCTGCAACTCCCTCCACTGCCTGGCGAGTGGGACGTGGCTCCTGATGACTCTGCCGGCCGAAAGAGCAGTGCTTTCTCTGGGTCTTCCTCTGCTGACACCTTGGAGCCACCATCCTCTGCAAAGGTCACGGAGACCAAAGGAGCCGGCTCGACCTTCCTCAGAGCAGGCCAACCACGGTTGGTGTCTGGGGAATCTCTGGAGAAgagcctggggcctgggaagACCGCGGCTCGGCCCCAGTACCAGTCGCCTCCAG
- the FMN1 gene encoding formin-1 isoform X10, with the protein MEGTHCTLQLRKPITEVCFISFYLPRGEVRGFSYKGTVTLDRANKGFHNCYQVREGSDVISLSLQPNEHPGDIFFKQTPTKDILTELYKLTAERERLLANLLSSDHILGITMGNQEGKLLELSVSLAPEDDSFQSASNWPGEPPVGCLSKRSAHGNRKPRRLGGRRGSFEGLPQKRTRRKGRGGRQSALQMGKDQICSSKSLPLSRTRPNLWLLEERGSSLPRVAFTSSPQWRESCPPETSRTLDPSRGFGNFRKASEDTGLGRGRLPPDCSSTEPGDDGAGKPERGPLRLPHQQTAWSESREDSEKHPEAKGGQREKSTEHTCRKKPISKVVAKVQDLSTQVQRVVRTGPESEESVAVCPAVQAEFIPRADWLTLPEAEAGTRSSRWQGQEQLGDRPWQLSDGECIPASAEGAVNKVLLKVIQSEKLDEATEGKRLGFPPSTPGTHTVPEARGKRKAGLPLRDHQSSFLDLPHHGGPDWPQPGGHEKKPSPSAPASLSMLLNNSSSQSSTHRRMAPVPSPLSPRLPGPEQHHGVLQLPPLPGEWDVAPDDSAGRKSSAFSGSSSADTLEPPSSAKVTETKGAGSTFLRAGQPRLVSGESLEKSLGPGKTAARPQYQSPPGATKTSEGCMGPSKGCSRYPSSE; encoded by the exons ATGGAAGGCACTCACTGCACCCTCCAATTGCGTAAGCCCATTACTGAAGTCTGCTTCATCAGCTTCTATCTTCCAAGGGGGGAAGTCAGAGGATTTTCATACAAGGGCACTGTAACTCTAGACAGAGCCAATAAAGGGTTTCATAACTGCTACCAAGTCAGGGAGGGGTCAGACGTCATCAGCCTCAGCCTGCAGCCAAATGAACATCCAGGCGACATATTTTTCAAGCAAACTCCCACAAAAGACATTTTAACTGAGCTGTACAAACTTACAGCTGAGAGGGAGAGACTTCTGGCCAATCTGCTGAGCTCAGACCACATCCTGGGGATTACGATGGGGAACCAGGAGGGGAAGCTGCTGGAGCTGTCCGTGAGCCTGGCCCCTGAGGACGACTCTTTCCAGAGTGCCAGTAACTGGCCGGGGGAGCCCCCTGTGGGCTGTCTCAGTAAGAGGAGTGCCCATGGGAACCGCAAGCCACGGAGGCTTGGTGGAAGGAGAGGAAGCTTTGAGGGGCTTCCACAGAAGAGGACGAGAAGGAAAGGGCGTGGGGGCCGGCAGTCGGCTCTTCAGATGGGGAAGGACCAGATCTGTTCTAGcaaatctcttcctctttctcgAACAAGGCCTAATCTTTGGCTTCTAGAGGAGAGAGGCAGCTCGCTCCCAAGAGTGGCATTTACTTCTTCCCCACAGTGGAGAGAGAGCTGCCCCCCAGAGACCTCCAGGACACTGGATCCCAGCCGTGGCTTTGGGAACTTCAGGAAGGCTTCTGAGGACACGGGGCTTGGACGCGGAAGGCTGCCCCCTGACTGCAGCTCCACAGAGCCAGGAGATGATGGTGCTGGAAAGCCGGAGAGGGGCCCTCTCAGGCTGCCGCACCAGCAGACAGCTTGGTCTGAAAGTCGTGAGGACTCTGAGAAGCATCCAGAGGCCAaggggggccagagggagaagtctACGGAGCATACATGCAGGAAGAAGCCTATTTCCAAAGTGGTGGCCAAGGTCCAGGATCTGTCTACTCAGGTGCAAAGAGTAGTTAGAACGGGTCCTGAGAGTGAGGAAAGCGTTGCCGTTTGCCCAGCGGTCCAGGCTGAGTTTATACCCAGAGCAGACTGGCTCACCCTCCCAGAAGCCGAGGCTGGGACTCGTAGTTCCAGGTGGCAGGGCCAGGAGCAGCTGGGCGACAGGCCGTGGCAGCTGTCGGACGGGGAATGCATTCCAGCCAGCGCCGAGGGGGCTGTGAACAAGGTCCTGCTGAAGGTGATACAGAGCGAGAAGTTAGATGAAGCCACTGAGGGGAAAAGGCTGGGCTTCCCCCCAAGCACACCAGGCACCCACACCGTCCCAGAAGCCAGAGGCAAGCGGAAGGCTGGGCTGCCTCTGAGGGATCACCAAAGCTCTTTTCTGGATTTGCCCCACCACGGCGGCCCTGACTGGCCTCAGCCCGGAGGCCATGAGAAGAAGCCGTCCCCCTCAGCCCCGGCCTCGCTCAGCATGCTACTGAATAATTCATCCTCCCAGTCCAGCACGCACAGACGGATGGCACCTGTTCCCTCGCCTCTCTCTCCAAGGCTCCCCGGCCCTGAGCAGCATCACGGGGTCCTGCAACTCCCTCCACTGCCTGGCGAGTGGGACGTGGCTCCTGATGACTCTGCCGGCCGAAAGAGCAGTGCTTTCTCTGGGTCTTCCTCTGCTGACACCTTGGAGCCACCATCCTCTGCAAAGGTCACGGAGACCAAAGGAGCCGGCTCGACCTTCCTCAGAGCAGGCCAACCACGGTTGGTGTCTGGGGAATCTCTGGAGAAgagcctggggcctgggaagACCGCGGCTCGGCCCCAGTACCAGTCGCCTCCAG GGGCAACCAAAACCAGTGAAGGCTGCATGGGACCAAGCAAGGGATGTTCCCGGTACCCGAGCAGTGAATAA